A single Plasmodium malariae genome assembly, chromosome: 6 DNA region contains:
- the PmUG01_06015400 gene encoding conserved Plasmodium protein, unknown function, which yields MEKIKIIFSEDLKGSKIYEALKLFLKNEEENDKNDTKYSEMLNFENFEIDEHPTFFDNTCFIYTNYPYKSHFALINEKRKEIINNICNNSSNRSITNNCNRSSNCNSSSNCNSSSNCNSSSNCNSSSNCNIGNKWNNKYNNNGLGPYENNDITCSEEDLTKFDEKYSFLALILLIIDENYLEYQYNNEKENIFFKIEKLQKEYINVRILCIFIGIREILNRTDYNEQNKKMQKKNKNEDIIINNKDFDSLIAALLIRYHVDAVEMENTINLHKYIFKCCKYLYQSKIRKLNSFFKVKPTGMKNNLKNTNHNENKNYSTWTSQLMQISGISEDISIKIAEVFSTPFDLIMHFKKINDEECLKDLVVSSSYGDRKLGKALSRKIYRVFSPYAMPDNFVS from the coding sequence atggaaaagataaaaataatttttagtgAGGACTTAAAAGGAAGCAAAATTTACGAGGctttaaaattgtttttaaaaaatgaggaaGAGAATGATAAGAACGATACAAAATACAGCGAAATgctaaattttgaaaattttgaaatagaTGAACATCCAACCTTTTTTGACAACAcgtgttttatttatacaaattatcCGTATAAATCCCACTTCGCGTTGATTAAcgaaaagagaaaagaaattattaataatatttgcaACAATAGCAGTAATCGTAGTATTACTAACAATTGTAATAGAAGCAGCAATTGTAATAGTAGCAGCAATTGTAATAGTAGCAGCAATTGTAATAGTAGCAGCAATTGTAATAGTAGCAGCAATTGCAACATCGGTAATAAATGGaataataagtataataataatggccTAGGCCCTTATGAAAACAACGATATCACTTGTTCAGAAGAAGACCTCACTAAATTTGATGAGAAATATTCCTTTCTCgctttaatattattaattattgatgaaaattatttagagTATCAATAcaataatgaaaaggaaaacatattttttaaaatagaaaagtTACAAAAAGAGTACATAAATGTAAGAATtctatgtatatttattggTATTcgagaaattttaaatagaaCAGATTATAatgagcaaaataaaaaaatgcaaaagaaaaataagaatgaagatataataattaataataaagattTCGATAGCCTCATTGCGGCATTACTAATACGTTATCATGTGGATGCAGTAGAAATGGAAAACACCattaatttacataaatatatatttaaatgttgtaaatatttgtatcAATCGAAAATAAGAAAACTGAATTCCTTTTTCAAAGTTAAACCAACAGGTATGaagaataatttgaaaaatactaaccataatgaaaataaaaattattctacaTGGACATCTCAGTTAATGCAAATAAGCGGTATATCTGAAGACATTTCCATAAAAATAGCTGAAGTGTTCAGTACACCCTTTGATTTGATTatgcattttaaaaaaataaatgatgaaGAGTGCTTAAAAGATTTAGTTGTAAGCTCCTCCTACGGGGATAGAAAGTTAGGTAAAGCTCTCtcaagaaaaatttataggGTGTTTTCACCTTATGCGATGCCTGACAATTTTGTTTCATAG